The DNA window TGAGTCACAAGAGCGGCGTCGGTCCTGAGGAGGCTCCCCCTGCCCGACGGTCCTGTGGGCGCTTTCTGGCACGCTGCCGTGTCAGGGGCGATCAGCAAACCTTCTGAGTGACTGAGACCAACCTCGCGGGGGCAGAACGGCGAGAGGACTTTTGAAATGAGTGTCCGTTTCGTCCGGCCAGGTGCGGCCCTTCTCCCTGGCCTCCCTCAGCCCCGGCCCCTgcttctgctcctccctcccaggTGCCCGCCCCTGCAACCCTAAAAGCTTTGGCTACAGCTCGGTGGTCTGTGTCTGCAATGCCACGTACTGTGACTCTCTCGACCCCCTGACCCTGCCCGCCCCCGGCACCTTCGGCCGATACGAGAGCACGCGCAGCGGGCGCCGGATGGAGCTGAGTCTGGGGCCCATCCGGGCCAACCGCACGGGCACAGGTGACCGCTGTGTGCCTCATCCCCAGGGCAGGCTGGGACGCTCCCGGAGCTAAGTCTTGCCAGCAGCTCACCGGCCCCTCCTCCCTGTGCTctcacacacccccccccccccgtttcctgTGTATCCGCAGGGCTGCTACTGACCCTGCAGCCAGATCAGAAGTTCCAGAAAGTGAAGGGGTTTGGAGGGGCCATGACGGACGCCGCTGCCCTCAACATCCTTGCCCTGTCACCCCCTGCCCGGAATTCGCTACTCAAATcctatttctctgaagaaggtGAGGACGAGGGGGACAGGATGACACAGTGCGATTGACACTCTGACCTTCCCGTGACCCTGACTTCCACCCTTCCCTGACGTTTGGGTCCTTCCTACCTTTCCCTGGGTGTTAGCTCAGAGGACCTGTGTTCCACCCAGGGGCCTGGCTCCACAGACCCCAGCCGGGACCCCAGGCTCCCTTTGGCCCGCCACAGGCACAGTCTAGGACCGGCAGGAGGTAGGCAGGTCCCACATTCTCCTGCTGACTCAGACGCTCGTGTCTCGGCCTTCCTCTTCTGCAGGAATCGAGTACAACATCATCCGGGTACCCATGGCCAGCTGTGACTTCTCCATCCGCACCTACACCTACGATGACAGCCCTGACGACTTCCAGTTGCGTGACTTCATCCTCCCGGAGGAAGATGTCAAGCTCAAGGTGGGCACTCGGCCCGGTGGAAGTGGATGCCTGCTGGGTGAGAAGCCTCAGGCTAGAGGAGCCTGCAGGGGGCCACAGAGCCCGCCCCCTGTTCTgtcccaggggtggggggtgggggctggcggGACAGGGCAGGGGCCGATGGCTCGGCCTGACCCACCGGTCGGGCCGGTCTGCCCATGTTCCAGCTCTGGGTGTCTCTCTCCTCACCTCCACGGTCTCTAGATACCCCTGATTCACCAGGCCCTGGAGCTGGCCCCACGCCCTGTGTCACTCTTCGCCAGTCCCTGGACGTCACCCACTTGGCTGAAGACCAACGGGGCAGTGAACGGGAAGGGGTCACTCAAGGGGCAGCCGGGAGATCTCTACCACCAGACCTGGGCCAGATACTTTGTTAAGTAAGGCCGCAAGCCCTCGTCTCCGCACCCCCTCCCTTGCCGTAGACCCGGGTCACCGCCAGATCCGACTCCTCAGACTACCTTTCTACCTGCTGGGCCTTTCACACTCTGCCTGTCAGTCTTCCCCGCCTCACCGGGCCTCCTATTCCCCAGGGTCCTGGTCCCCCTCTCTTGTCCAGGGCCACTCACACCCTTTTCCCCGTCAGGTTCCTGGACGCTTACGCGGAGCACAAGTTACGGTTCTGGGCAGTGACGGCAGAGAACGAGCCTTCTGCAGGGCTGTTCAGTGGGTACCCCTTCCAGTGCCTGGGCTTCACCCCTGAACACCAGCGAGACTTCATCGCCCGGGACCTGGGTCCTACCCTCGCCAACAGTACGCACCGCGACGTCCGCCTGCTCATATTGGACGACCAGCGCTTGCTGCTGCCTCGCTGGGCCCAGGTGGTAAGGCCCAGGGCCTCCGGGGTAGCCCGGCGACCCCCAGATCTAGCCTCCGGGTGACCGGCTCCCACAGTGTCTTCCCTGCCTCAGCCCTTGATTCCTAGAACTCCCTGGGCTGGAGCCAGGCGCCCAGGCGGCCCCCCGGGGGGTGCTCAGGGGTCATAACCTCCTCTGCATCTCCAGGGCCCCAGAGGTCCCCGTGGTTTGTCACTTTAACCCCTCTAGTTGCCTGCAGCCCACTGTCCGTTTCTCAGGTCCCCAGGGCTGCTTCCGGAACCCTCCATGCAGGGCCCGGTTTTAGCAGCCCCTTCCCCATACAGGTGCTGGCGGACCCCGAGGCGGCTAAGTACGTTCATGGCATTGCTGTACATTGGTACCTGGACTTTCTGGCTCCTGCAAAGGCCACCCTGGGGGAGACACACCGCCTGTTCCCCGACACCATGCTCTTCGCCTCAGAGGCCTGCGTGGGCTCCAAGTTCTGGGAGCAGAGTGTGCGACTGGGCTCCTGGGACCGAGGGATGCAGTACAGCCACAGCATCATCACGGTgagcccccaggcccctcccgcCAGGCAGGCGCAGACCTCCCTCATCTCACCGCAGGAGGGCCTGTTCTCCAACTCACCGGGCTGACTCACTCTGCTCTTCGGGGCGTCGTCATCCCTGCCTCCCCTTCATGGGCTCGCACATCCCACCACCACTTTCCTCGAGTGCTGGCCTCTCTGGCCGTCATGTCTGCCTCCACGTGCCTCTGCTTCCTTGCCTcgtcctccccgccccgccctcctTAGGTGTTAGAGGCGCAGAGCGCCCCCCACGGGGCCGGGGCGCCACCAGCCTGCCTTCCTCGACCCTTAACTACATTGTCTGAGGACCCCACGTGGGGGctgtctctgccctgctcctcccGCAGAACCTTCTCTACCATGTGGTCGGCTGGACAGACTGGAACCTTGCTCTGAACCCCGAAGGGGGACCCAACTGGGTGCGCAACTTTGTCGACAGCCCCATCATCGTAGACATCACCAAAGACACGTTTTACAAACAGCCCATGTTCTATCACCTTGGCCACTTCAGGTGAGTGGAGGGCGGGCGCCCCGCCTCCTTGCCAGACCGGTCTCCTGCACGGCGGGGGGCTCctgtcgcccccccccccccaccatgaggGAACAGGAAGATGTTCAGGGTGGGAGTTGGGAGAGGCGTCCCTGTGCCTCTTGCACCATCCAGGCAGGAAGTGACTAGGCGGTGGTGGGCGAGCCCCGCATGCCGGACGCTGGGGACAGGACGTGAGGGCAGGGCCTGCCCGGCAGGATAGAGCTGCGGTCTGAAGGTGGGGCAGAGCTTCGGCAAGGGTGCTGCCCTTGGAGGAGCGGGCCCCGGCCCGGGGAGGCGAGGCTGGGGTCCCGGACCACGCCCgttctccccctaccccccccagCAAGTTCATTCCGGAGGGCTCGCAGAGAGTGGGGCTGCTGGCCAGCGAGAAGAACGGCTTGGACACGGTGGCGCTGACGCGCCCCGACGGCTCTGCGGTCCTGGTCGTGCTGAACCGGTGAGAGCGGCAGGGCCCAGGAGCGGGCTGAAGCCCGGGCGGTGGGCTCGGCAGGACCCAGCGCTCAGCTTCTCCCTTGCTTCCCCAGCTCCCCGAAGGACGTGCCCCTCACCATCGAGGACCCTGCCGTGGGCTTCATGGAGACGCTGTCCCCCGGCTACTCCATTCACACATACCTGTGGCGTCGCCAGTGATGGGGCAGATACCCAAACAGCGCCTGGGCTCGGCAGGGGCATTAAAGGGACAGAGTCGGCTCACATGCTGTCTGTGGCTACAGAGGGTATACGAGGGCCAGGGCGAGCTTAGGTGACGTAAGCCCAGGGGCCGTGGTTTGCGTGACTCACTCTCCCCCTGGTGGGTGCCAGGGCCCGGAGGCCCCTAAAGGGAGCGCAGGGAAGCCCcggcggccccgccccccgcctgtGAGTGCGCGCTATGTGCTGGCTCCCGTGGAAACTGGGCCCGGGCCCAGGGTGAGCTCACTGTCTGTATGGACAcaagctgggggcgggggaggccgaGGAAAGGGAGATCAGAGAAGCTGGGCCCCAAacgggggtgtgggggagggggggactgtGTCTTTCGTGGGCCGTGCGGAAGCAGTCACGGCGTCAGGGCACAGGCAGCCGAGAAGCCAGGcaccggtggggggtgggggggctcaggCACCCGACGGCCGCCCCCCCCACCAGCCAGCAGCTCCTGGAAAGATGACGGTCCCTTAAGAAAGAGAATGTGCGACTGCAGCCCGCGGGGACAGCTTTATTATGGGAGCGGCGCCCGTTTTCCAGCCGCACCAACAACGGGGAAGCAGAGGAGCCTCTGGAATGTGTGAGAGTAGAAAAGTCCGTCCCGGGAGCGCGAGGCGGCGTCACTCGTCTTCCTCCTCGTCGGCCATGCTCAGGGACCGCGTGCCGGGGGCCCGGGCGGGTGCCGCCCGCTGGATAGAGACGATGCCGCTGAGCAAGGCGTAGCCCGCCATGGCCGCCAGCCCCGCCAGCACGGACAGCACCTGGTTCCGGCGCCGGTACGGCTCCTCCTCGGCCTCGGGGCCCGCTGGCGTCTGGCGTGGAGGCGGCACCTCCGCTGAGGAGCgaggcaggaaggggggggggttggttcccgtgttcccccccccccccgcccccgccagcgCCCGGCCCGCAGCCGCCCGCCGCTCACCTCCATCCCAGGGGAAGTAGAGGCTGAGGATGTGCGCGCAGTAGGCGCAGAGGTTGTGCAGCCCCCGCAGGTGGGCCTGCAGCCTCCCGCTGGGCAGCCTGGCCTGCAGCAGCGGCGCCAAGTAGCCGAAGACAAAGGCGTCCAGCGAGGCGGGGCTggagcggagagagagaagggctgcAGGGGAGAGCccgggcccgggggcggggccctGGGGGGGCGGGACGCCCCGTCCTGGACCCACCGGGAGCGGGGAGGGCTCCCCAGGTGGGGCCGGCCGGGCCCTGAATGGGACTCTATCCCAGGGCTGCATAAAGGGCACATTGAGAGCCCCGCGGCCCCTCCTGGGCCTGGCGGCCCTCCCGCCTCACACACAGCCCCACTGTCATCGGGCCCGGCCGTCCGGAGGACCTCCTGCACAGCGCCCGGGCCACCCCGGGCCCCGCAGCGACGTCTGAACCTGCctctcgccccccaccccccagaccaCCTAGTTTCCCCGGAGGCAGACTCACGCGTCCCCGAAGAAGAATTTCTGAGAGCCCAGGCGCTGGGAGAGCAGGGTCAGGCATTCCCGAGCCTCCTGGTACAGCTGCAGAGAGGACACGGGGCGGACTCGCGGCTGCGGGGACCCCGGGCACCCCCCCATCGCCGTCCCCGACCGCCCTCTTCGGGGCTCCGCTCGCACGGCGGCCCCGGCCCCAGACGCACCTCCTTCTCCAGCTCTTCCTCATTCTCGGGCCTGTGCTCCCCGCACAGCAGCTGCAGCCGCTCCATGAACTGCCGCTGCATGCGGCCAGGAAGGAAGAAGTTCAGGGGAAAGGGCATGGCCTCAGCGTACCACTTCCGGGTCACCTCCACATAGTTCTTGGTGTCCACCCAAAAAGTATGGatctggatggggggggggggcaggagggacgAAGCAGGTCTGAGCCGGTGCACCTGCCTAACTTAGGGCGGGCTCCCCGTCGCGTGCgtgtgcgccccccccccccccccggccatgAACGTCGGGAGGTTCGGGCACACTCACCAGCACTGGGAGAAGCTTCTCCTCCAGCAGAGACATGAAGGCCAAGGTGTCTGCCCCTTGTCGGGCCGACAGATCGTAATCGGCGTTGTACTTCTGTGGAGGAGATGACCGTGAAGGGGACGCCGGGAGGCTCCAGGGGCCCTTCCCCAAGGAGGGAGGCATCCTGTCCGGCACCACCCTCACCGGCCCCTGCGTGTAGCAGAGGGACGCCAGGCAGCTTTTCCCGCCGAGGCCCCCTCGCCTGGGCCCGTCCAGTAGCCTGTTGCTGTTGGCGGAGAGCCTGGGCCTTGGAGCCTGCTGGCCCTCAAGGTCGGGCGCCCGCTGGGGGGAGAGGAAGGCCCCAGCCGCAAACCAGGAGCGGCTCCTGGAGTCTCCACGGAAAGCTGGAAGCACGCCCGCTGAC is part of the Felis catus isolate Fca126 chromosome F1, F.catus_Fca126_mat1.0, whole genome shotgun sequence genome and encodes:
- the GBA gene encoding lysosomal acid glucosylceramidase isoform X4, yielding MSVRFVRPGLLLTLQPDQKFQKVKGFGGAMTDAAALNILALSPPARNSLLKSYFSEEGIEYNIIRVPMASCDFSIRTYTYDDSPDDFQLRDFILPEEDVKLKIPLIHQALELAPRPVSLFASPWTSPTWLKTNGAVNGKGSLKGQPGDLYHQTWARYFVKFLDAYAEHKLRFWAVTAENEPSAGLFSGYPFQCLGFTPEHQRDFIARDLGPTLANSTHRDVRLLILDDQRLLLPRWAQVVLADPEAAKYVHGIAVHWYLDFLAPAKATLGETHRLFPDTMLFASEACVGSKFWEQSVRLGSWDRGMQYSHSIITNLLYHVVGWTDWNLALNPEGGPNWVRNFVDSPIIVDITKDTFYKQPMFYHLGHFSKFIPEGSQRVGLLASEKNGLDTVALTRPDGSAVLVVLNRFSLASPAPRRTCPSPSRTLPWASWRRCPPATPFTHTCGVASDGADTQTAPGLGRGIKGTESAHMLSVATEGIRGPGRA
- the GBA gene encoding lysosomal acid glucosylceramidase isoform X2, whose protein sequence is MERSTPPREERPEPPGRGGVLAARLVGLLFLQAVPWASGARPCNPKSFGYSSVVCVCNATYCDSLDPLTLPAPGTFGRYESTRSGRRMELSLGPIRANRTGTGLLLTLQPDQKFQKVKGFGGAMTDAAALNILALSPPARNSLLKSYFSEEGIEYNIIRVPMASCDFSIRTYTYDDSPDDFQLRDFILPEEDVKLKIPLIHQALELAPRPVSLFASPWTSPTWLKTNGAVNGKGSLKGQPGDLYHQTWARYFVKFLDAYAEHKLRFWAVTAENEPSAGLFSGYPFQCLGFTPEHQRDFIARDLGPTLANSTHRDVRLLILDDQRLLLPRWAQVVLADPEAAKYVHGIAVHWYLDFLAPAKATLGETHRLFPDTMLFASEACVGSKFWEQSVRLGSWDRGMQYSHSIITNLLYHVVGWTDWNLALNPEGGPNWVRNFVDSPIIVDITKDTFYKQPMFYHLGHFSKFIPEGSQRVGLLASEKNGLDTVALTRPDGSAVLVVLNRSPKDVPLTIEDPAVGFMETLSPGYSIHTYLWRRQ
- the GBA gene encoding lysosomal acid glucosylceramidase isoform X1, which translates into the protein MERSTPPREERPEPPGRGGVLAARLVGLLFLQAVPWASGARPCNPKSFGYSSVVCVCNATYCDSLDPLTLPAPGTFGRYESTRSGRRMELSLGPIRANRTGTGLLLTLQPDQKFQKVKGFGGAMTDAAALNILALSPPARNSLLKSYFSEEGIEYNIIRVPMASCDFSIRTYTYDDSPDDFQLRDFILPEEDVKLKIPLIHQALELAPRPVSLFASPWTSPTWLKTNGAVNGKGSLKGQPGDLYHQTWARYFVKFLDAYAEHKLRFWAVTAENEPSAGLFSGYPFQCLGFTPEHQRDFIARDLGPTLANSTHRDVRLLILDDQRLLLPRWAQVVLADPEAAKYVHGIAVHWYLDFLAPAKATLGETHRLFPDTMLFASEACVGSKFWEQSVRLGSWDRGMQYSHSIITNLLYHVVGWTDWNLALNPEGGPNWVRNFVDSPIIVDITKDTFYKQPMFYHLGHFSKFIPEGSQRVGLLASEKNGLDTVALTRPDGSAVLVVLNRFSLASPAPRRTCPSPSRTLPWASWRRCPPATPFTHTCGVASDGADTQTAPGLGRGIKGTESAHMLSVATEGIRGPGRA
- the GBA gene encoding lysosomal acid glucosylceramidase isoform X3, encoding MELSLGPIRANRTGTGLLLTLQPDQKFQKVKGFGGAMTDAAALNILALSPPARNSLLKSYFSEEGIEYNIIRVPMASCDFSIRTYTYDDSPDDFQLRDFILPEEDVKLKIPLIHQALELAPRPVSLFASPWTSPTWLKTNGAVNGKGSLKGQPGDLYHQTWARYFVKFLDAYAEHKLRFWAVTAENEPSAGLFSGYPFQCLGFTPEHQRDFIARDLGPTLANSTHRDVRLLILDDQRLLLPRWAQVVLADPEAAKYVHGIAVHWYLDFLAPAKATLGETHRLFPDTMLFASEACVGSKFWEQSVRLGSWDRGMQYSHSIITNLLYHVVGWTDWNLALNPEGGPNWVRNFVDSPIIVDITKDTFYKQPMFYHLGHFSKFIPEGSQRVGLLASEKNGLDTVALTRPDGSAVLVVLNRFSLASPAPRRTCPSPSRTLPWASWRRCPPATPFTHTCGVASDGADTQTAPGLGRGIKGTESAHMLSVATEGIRGPGRA
- the MTX1 gene encoding metaxin-1 isoform X2; translated protein: MLPFPTYARFTGAPLKVYKITNPWRSPSGTLPALRTSHGEVISVPHKIITHLRKEKYNADYDLSARQGADTLAFMSLLEEKLLPVLIHTFWVDTKNYVEVTRKWYAEAMPFPLNFFLPGRMQRQFMERLQLLCGEHRPENEEELEKELYQEARECLTLLSQRLGSQKFFFGDAPASLDAFVFGYLAPLLQARLPSGRLQAHLRGLHNLCAYCAHILSLYFPWDGAEVPPPRQTPAGPEAEEEPYRRRNQVLSVLAGLAAMAGYALLSGIVSIQRAAPARAPGTRSLSMADEEEDE
- the MTX1 gene encoding metaxin-1 isoform X1, whose amino-acid sequence is MAAPMELFCWSGGWGLPSVDLDSLAVLTYARFTGAPLKVYKITNPWRSPSGTLPALRTSHGEVISVPHKIITHLRKEKYNADYDLSARQGADTLAFMSLLEEKLLPVLIHTFWVDTKNYVEVTRKWYAEAMPFPLNFFLPGRMQRQFMERLQLLCGEHRPENEEELEKELYQEARECLTLLSQRLGSQKFFFGDAPASLDAFVFGYLAPLLQARLPSGRLQAHLRGLHNLCAYCAHILSLYFPWDGAEVPPPRQTPAGPEAEEEPYRRRNQVLSVLAGLAAMAGYALLSGIVSIQRAAPARAPGTRSLSMADEEEDE